ATGACCTCAAGAATAAATCTGCATGGCTTATTCCATTTCACGTATCTGGTGCCTATGTTTTCTTGAAAATGCATGTTCCTGTATTGAaaacaccccccccccccctccctgaTTCCTGAAATGTATAGACCATATGTTATATgtccaaaattttagatttgtgTGCTGTTTAATATCACTTAATATATTCTCATCTTTTACATTCTTGAAGTTCCCCTATTTGTTTTCTGATGCTAGAAGCAATTTGCCATAGgtcctatatatatgcactgtAAGCtccaaaaatacaattaatgtaaagaagcagctgctcaaatctaaaaatgcatttttacgTAGTAACTTGCTTACACAGAAAGATCCTACAAACAACTTTGAAATCAAGATGAGCGTGTGCAGCACATTCTCGCAACTACCAACTCCTTGGATGGAGTAAATAGTATTGCACTACTGCTTTTGTTGCCTGCTAGAGTAGCTTATACTCTGGTGGGTACTAGCTGCATGCTActctatattcttttttttatttgtgtgttTGCTTCTTTCTCTTATCAGTTCAATTCAAGCTGTCCAAAAGAAAGGTGGATGAGAATCTCCAAAGTCTTCATGTTTTAATGTATGGAAGGAAGTCAAATGTAAGGCTTCTGAATGCCTTGTCCAGCTTCAATTTAATTTGCTCATCTTCTTTGTTAACTGTGTTTAATTCTCTGCAGGTCCATTTCTTGAAGAGAAACATATCCCAATTTTCTGGTTTTGTTTGGACTGACAATCAGGTGTGTATTTGAGATGATGACATACTAtctgaaacaagaaaaatatttttgtttgtctaTGCTGagctgtttattttttggtatGCCTGCCAACTTAAccaggaaaaacaaagggcCAGGATAAAGGAAAAGCTTGACAAATTTAACAAGGAAAAGTTGCTGGATTTTTGTGAAATCCTTGATATCTATGTTTCCAGAGCAACCACAAAGAAGGTAAGTTGGTTGAGCTACATTTCCTTTTACGCTCCAAGTAATAGACCCTGTAGCAACAACAGTGTGTTCTGTTTTACTTCAGGAGGAAGTTTCTGCTAAACTGTTGGAATTTTTGGAGTCACCTTGCATCACTAGAGAGGTGGTTCTGACTGATGATAAGGTATGGATGAGGGTCAATTCTAAGTTTGCTCTTGTAGGTTTAGCACAACAATGTGCATCACAGGCTGAAGTATCTTTAATTTTCATTGCCCTGGCAGAAAGGGAAGAAACGTGGAAGGAGGTCTAAAGGAAACGGCCAGACAACTGCTGAAGGTGCTTCTGAAGTGAAGGTAACAACTTTTGGTGCCAAGTGACTTGAAAgtgttatattatttttcatctactattttataagaaaaaggaGTCATATATTTCATGTAGTGCTTTCATCTACACCATGCGCTTGAGTGCTTTCTATTTTTGCTTTGCAAATAATTTGTCGTTATTGCCATGGATAATTGAGAAAATGCATGTGATTATTATCCTGTAACGGAAGTGCCAAAATAAGGAAAGTTGAACGCCTAAACTGAATGGCAATAGAAACTCTGGCGCATatgaaaaaatacataaaactgaaggctaaaaaaaaagcctaaaaTCTAGGGCAGACTTTAGGTTTTCAGCTAGAGTCTTCTGAACGCACTCAACATGCATGGGATCTTAGCCTAATAGAATGCTCTTTAATGAGATTTAGCACCGCAAAGCTGAGCTGCCACTGAACTATTGTATAAAACGGTCGCACAAGTATGCAACCAGTCCAGTTCTGATGTTCATGGTGAAGGGCCATTGATGTTCTTTGGATCTGGGCCTGCAGACGCTGGAGATTATTTGCAGGATTTACACATCATTCTTTACTGGTGGAAAACAGTAGATCCTGGTGGGTTTTGTAAGGAACATGTAGGAGTTGAGAGAACGAGAGCTGTTCGAGAACAGTACTATGGTGGAGTTGTGATTTTGAATGATAGGGAGGTGTGTGTGCCAAAGGTGAGGTTTCCAGCAAACCTAGCTTCATCGCATGTGCAACATGGGGCTAGTGAGTCACCTTGGCTATGCATATCCATGTCATGGTTcgaattttcatttttatacataGTAAAGCCGCCTGGTTCTGTGTGCAATTGCTTTGGTTGCATCCAATGTCTTGCGATGGTAATCCTCCTGACAtagggttttcctttttcccggTCAACTGCTGGTTCAGTCTGGTTTTTAATCTATGCTTCCAATAGGCTTTGATATTGTGGTGAATTTTTCTACCTGTTTTTAGGCAAAGTCTTAAATCACCTTGTTGATTGTTTTACACAATACTTAATACTTAAGAACGTTAATTTTGCTATGTTTATTAGCAGCTTTTGTTGTACTATAGCTGAGCACTTAATTTCTgcttcccttttctttttgggtcAGGTGTCTAATCTTCTGTGGTCTATATTCTTCATTTCCATCTTTCCATACTCCAACATTGTCTATGCCTTtctaaacaaagaaaataaaaggacttactaggaaaaaaaagggtcaCATGAAGTGGTGTCCTTAAATATAGGATGTATTGACTAGATGCTAgctttagttttaaaatttatcaatagtaatatttaataatcaaGCAAAACTATTTAGCTTGCCTTTTGCAGCCATCCTCTTTACTGTTAGTGCTTAATCTGTACCAACTCCTGATGTTTGTGtatttacaaacagaaaaggagaaagagtCGAAAACAATCAGCTGAATCTGCTAAAGAGaatgatgatgaagatgatgaggGTCCTGCTGGTTCTGAGGATGTATCAATGGGCGAGGAAGATGATGAGGATTCTGAAGCAAAAGATAATGCTGGGAGTGATGAAGAACCTGATGAGCCTCCAGCCAAGAAAAAGCCAACAGAtgataaacaaacaaagaaggcaaaagaaaatgatgcaTCTGGCAAGAAGGCTTCTACAAAACCTGCAAAAGGTGTGACAAAGCCTTCTCAAGACACTGAAGATGAGCCAGAAGCTGAGTTAGAAAGTAAAAGAGCTGGGAAAAAGGTCTCAAAGAGTTCAAAGGAGAGTGATGTTACTGTAGATAAAGCCAGCAAGAAGGTTACTAAATCCAAAAAGGATGAAGGAAAAGAAGGCCAGAACAATAATTCTGGTGTATCTAACAATAAGGCACGGAAGAAGGATATTGCCAAGACAaccactaaaaataaaggtaGAACCCAATAAAGTTCaacatttcatttttaaatacgTTTCTAAAGCGCATTTAGATGACATCAGTTATTAATGTTTCTCCACCTTAATAATTCCTACccctttttatattatttatgattatgAAAATTGGTGTCTATCATACTAAATACACATTCCTGTAGTTCTTTTCCAGCCAATTTCTGCTGGAaggtttattttgatttttcagaATACATTTTATAAGATATGCTTGAAATAAACCACTATAACTGTTGGATCATGGGGGCTTGGATTTGTACAACTTAACTGCATGTGGCCTTGTTTGCATAGTGCTCCTCTGATAACAACCAAATCAAGTAGTTACacaaaaatctctaaaaaacAATATTGATATGCATCTACCATCTTGTGAATTTCAGGTCTAAAGTCTACACAcctagaaacaaaataaacaaattcgGTCTGAAGTCCATGGCCAAATTTCTGTTTGTTCTGAGACTGGTAGATTGAATATAATATTGCATGCTATGGGGTGACCTGACATTGTaatgtactacctctgtttaaATAGCCATTTGGGGGTGACATGCAAGAGAGAGTCACTAGCATATGCTCATTTATGTTGTATACTTTTGCAACCATAGTCATCCATACTCAATATTCTTTCTCATCTCTTCTCTACAGGAAAGGGAAAAGGCAGTACAGAGGCTGGGGCTGCTCCAACCACTGAAGAGCTGCATGCTGTTGTTAGTGACATATTGAAGGAAGTGGACTTCAATACTGTAAGCGAGTGGTTATAATTTGAACtagttcaattttttaaaataagcatTGTATGCTTACTATTGTTTGTTTCTATTATCTTGTAGGCAACATTGGCAGACATTCTTCGACAATTAGGTActgttttgtttcctttttttttgggcatATCCTTGATGTAGTTGAAAATAATGGCACATTAAACAGATATTCCTAACCCATGAATGCACTGATATATTTGGTTATTATTTCCACTGTAGGTACTCATTTTAAGATGGACCTCATGGATAGGAAATCAGAGGTGAAACACATCATCGAGGAAGTAATAAATAGTATGTCTGACGATGAGGAAGGTGAGGAAGAAAATGCTGAAGAAGATGCAGACAAAAATACTAAAGATGAAAATTCGAAGGAAGATGGTGATGAGAAGTGATTCAGCAGACCAGATGTGATGATCACTTATGTTAGTGTTATGGATTGCAGGACTTTCATGCCCAACACTACCGTTTGGGCAGTGTTCGGTCTGTACAATGAGGGCACCGCAACAACGAACTGGTGACCTGGGTAGTACAAGGTTGTTAACAATTTGATAGCCACACACACCTAGTTGTTGTGCTTGACTTTTGTAGTGACTTGTAGTCTAGTTGCTGGTCATGTACAATAGCTGTGCTGTTATAACTTTGCTTAGGTAGCTAGTCCCTGACTGTAATATGCAGAATAATTCTTTGCCTGTTCCTTCCATTTATCCATGTAAAACAGTGAATTTGGCATTTTTGGTTCGTGTGTCAACTCTTATCTGCCCACCGTGCCAGGAGGAGTCTTTCTTGAGGAAAAGATGCCTGTACTTCAGGAGAGGTACAGGTATCTTGTTCTGGGCTCTGGTGCAACACGGATGGGTTTTGCTGCAGTTAAGGTGGTGTTGGCTCTGGGGCAACACGGATGGGAAAGGtgttgtttagattgagaaaatttttgggagaaagtatcatgttaaatgtttgatcggatgtcagaatgagtttttggacataaatgaaaaaacgaattttacggctagcctagaaaccgtgacgaatcttttaagtctaattaattcatcattagcacatgttggttactgtagcacttatggctaatcatggattaattaggtttaaaagattcatctcaagatttttccgtaactgtgtaattagttttttggttcatctatgtttaatgctttatttaggtgtcaaagattcgatgcgatgtttttggaaactaaaaaatttcgaagtgattttgaatttatctaaattgACCTGATGCAAGCTTAGGGTGTTGTACTGTACTGTTGTTCACTCTGTTTCGTGTAATGTATGTGACCCACAGTGTTAACCTGGCAAGGTAATTACAGCTTCCTTCATCTAGCATCGAGTAATGTGTGTGGTGTTGATGGTCAAGTACAGTCTGCTCTCTTTCCTAATCTTCGTGAATTATCCATGAATTGATTTCTTGTCTGATTAAATTGGAAATGTCGCTGCCCTTGCATCTAGAAGACTAGAATACATGTTAGGTGGTCTAACTCTAATCCATTCAATTTGCTCATGATGTGTAACCCATTCGGTTTGCCAAAGAATACGCTTCCAGAGTCCCTGGACAATCAATTGCAAATTGCAGCACAGAAAACACAGCAAAGCCCTGTCCTGAGTTCTTGTCGTCTCTGTTACTGTTACCTGTATTTTCGCTgctgattgtttgtttttttatatttataaatgaaaaataatttataaataaaaattttatatatgtattcttagcaatctaaaagctaagacaaaaaaataaattttggtgaaaagaaCTATagaattaatttcaaatttaaggtcaaaaatttaaatttggctcGTAAACGTAAGCAAAACGATTGTAACACGCAATCATCGGAAATACAATCAAACATTGCAGGAGGACTCGATTCCTACCCACCGGAACACCGGCGTGTTTGGGCTGAGGATCAGTGGCCTGGCCATGCAGCTAGCTCACTCCATCCAAATGTCCCAACCAACCCTAGCCTGCCTGCACACGCCGGCGATGACACCGGTAGGCTTGAAACTCTCTGCACCACCCTCTCCTATACATGCACCTGCCATCTCCATTGCCGACTCCTCCAAGATCACACccaagctcctcctcctccaagaACTCCAAGAACTCGAGCTCGAACAATGGTACGCAGTGCATGTGCATCGATCGATTGCTGATCGAGCTTTTTTTGCCACCATTTTTGGTGTTAGAGTGATGCATGGTGGtactggtggtggtggatgcAGGGGCaagaagccgccgccgtggtggaGCTGGGAGTGAAGCGAGGGGAGCCGTcgctggtggcgccggcggcggagaccaAGGCTGGGCTCTACTACCTCTCCAACCTCGACCAGAACATCGCCGTCATCGTGCAGACCGTCTActgcttcgccggcggcgccgccgacgccgccggcgatgcccTGCGGGAGTCGCTGTCCAGGGTTCTGGTGCACTACTACCCTCTCGCCGGCCGCCTGGCGCTCAGCCGCGAGGGGAAGCTGATCGTGGACTGCACCGGCGAGGGCGCCGTGttcgtcgacgccgtcgccgactgcGCCATGGcggacgtcggcgacatcacCCGGCCGGACCCCGGCGTGCTCGGCGAGCTCGTGTACAGCGTCCCCGGCGCCAAGAACGTCCTCGAGATGCCTCTCCTTGCCGCCCAGGCACGTACACGCCACTAGTAGTGATTAGCCATTTAACTAACCATTTTGTCCTAATCACTCGTGCACTAATACCTACGTCAAAAGAATCGAATTAATCCTGATAACTGGATGAGCAGTTACacaaataaaagtttttctttttggacggaggaaataaatatttgatatttagaGTAAGTTTGAATcgaatttctaaaaaaaatatactgatAGGTTAATGATATTATGACAATACTtagtttgataaaaatatttattgtttagtataaaatttgattaaaatttttaaatttcaataatcgataatttcttaaatacttAGTTTGAAGACAATGGATACACATACATTTTCCCAAAAAATagtatcataatatcataaacatattggattttataaatttattataacacGAAACTAATCGTCGGGATTTTAGATATTGACCAAATCAAATATGTTTGATCGAAGAGAGtactttttaatacaaatccatgtatactattttttcgaactaattatttgaaaaattatagaattttttctataaattttttctgAAACATTATGGCAGCACTAATTACCTTTTTTTGTTCATAATCATCTACGGGTAACGAAAGTTAATTGCGTGTACTAATCAATGGTGATGGATTAGGTGACCAAGTTCAAGTGCGGCGGGTTCGTGCTGGGGCTTGCCATCAACCACTGCATGttcgacggcgtcggcgccatGCAGTTCGTCAACTCCTGGGGCGAGACGGCGAGGGGCGTGTCGCTCTCCGTCCCGCCGGCGCTCGACCGCGCCGTGCTCCGCGCGCGCGACCCGCCGCAGGTGGCGTTCCCGCACCACGAGTTCGCGCagatcgacgacggcgacggccgcgcgccggcgcAGGACGGCGCCGAGCCGCTCCTGCACAGGTCGTTCCGGTTCACGCCCGCATCCGTCGCCCGCGTCAAGGcgctcgccgcggccggcggcagcgtcggcggcggcgggcgcgcgtGCACGACGTTCGAGGCGCTCGCCGGGTTCGTGTGgagcgcgcgcacggcggcgctggggatgggGCCCGGGCGGCAGAGCAAGCTCCTGTTCGCCGTGGACGGGCGGCCGCGGTtcacgccgccgctccccgcgGGGTACTTCGGCAACGCCATCGTGCTGACCAGCGCGGCGTGCGCGGCCGGGGAGCTGTCGCTGCCCCGCGCCGTGCGCCTGGTgcgcggcgccgcggaggCCGTCACGGACGCGTACATGCGGTCGGCGGTGGACTACTTCGAggcgacgcgggcgcggcCGTCGCTGGCGTCCACGCTGCTGATCACGGCGTGGTCGCGGCTGCCGTTCCGCGCCGCCGACTTCGGCTGGGGCCCGCCCGCGGCGTACGgccccgccgcgctgccggagagggaggtggcgctGTTCCTCTCGTGCgccgaggagggcggcggcgtgcgcgtGCTGCTCGGGCTGCCGGCGCGGGCCATGGCCGAGTTCGAGCGGCTCGTGGAGGAGGTGATCGCCTCCTGATCAATCCACCGTGGTCAAACCCTTATCAAAGCGAGCGTTATCGTTGACTTATTTATACGTCATggctcttaattaattactaataattTATTGAGCATCAAGAAAGTCAGTGGAAGTGTCAAGCCACTTTGCTGCAGCTGATGATGCCTCTACATTCTGCAACAAGTTTGAAGATGTCATTTTGAATGAGAATTGTTGTGTGAGGAGTAACCAAATGAGCACTTGCCATTGTTTTCTCACGAATTTTGAAGTCATGAAATAGCACTAATTATAGTGACCAGTCAACCCTAGACTTATGTTGTTAAAAGAATGATGTGCAAACAAGGGATTAGATAACTCATATATGAAGCTATTTAATGCCACTTTCCGAATAATTCAtgaattaactctaaattagtttcaaaacacaatttttattgtagttgATAACTAGCAAGAAAACGATTAAATACGCACACacatctactccctccgtttcacaatgtaagataTTTCAGCCTttattagattcatatgatgctaataaatctagacattacaatataaaacagaggcaGTACGAGAGATTAGCTATCATGCTAACCATACAACCAACTCTAGTGGGTGGATTACTCTAACAACACACTAAAGCATCTCCAAAAGATTAGCTATCATGCTATTTTAGCTagtgcaataaaaaaaaaaaactctatggGAATCTCCATTTGGATCGGATAAGTATTCTACTAGTAGTGAAATGAGCTGGCTAGCTAAACTAGCTGGCCATCCTGCATCTCCACTCACCTGTCACTTGGATCACTAAAAATTGAACCATTGATAGCAGGATTTGCGTGGTTTCTTGGATGTATAAGAGATATGTCTAGTCAATTTTTTTGGGCTAGCTAGCCAAAAGACTATTTGACTAATTAGATTTAACTTACTTCTTTGAGATGCTCTAACCATGCTTCTCCATAATACATAGTATAAAATATCTTCCATTGTAAAGCTAATTAATCAactttttaatgataaaaataaaatattctccATTGTATATCTAATTAATCGTCACTACTAtaatctttatattttaattcttttttaaattaatgtgATAATGAATTCGTACTACCTCTGGAAAGAGACATAAGTAGTACTGTATATTTAACACAGTAGAATTTGTACCTCACCTTCATCCGACCATCATCAATTGCATATCCTGATAATCTTTTTATTAGGGATTTCTAactaaggaaaaaataaaaataaaactatttcctCTTACATTCCTAATAAATTCCTACTTTTAAATAGTACCTCAATCATGCTTTCTATGCCTACCCCCACGCCACTTGTCAGATGTCACGATTACAAATGAATCGTTCTATTCTTCTTCTCCAAGGGCGGCGTGCGTGCGCGGCTTCACGCGGCCGTGTCAACTGCACGAGCACGAATATGCAATCGCACCAAAAACTTCAAACCATGCTTAGCTATGCATCCATGACTTCTCTTTCTCTCGTCCGTtcccatcttttcatttctaatcatgcttataaaccaaaatttaaaatttaattttaaatttagaattaactTTTCGGggtgttgtttattttttagactttacttttagattactaagaaatacacatataaattttatttatagattatttttatttgcaaatcatttctgaatttttttaatgtaaaaagccaaacggtgatcctcctccttcttcttcctcttctttcttttttaatctttatccTGATGTGATGATTCATTTGGTTCTAGGTTACTCTTGGCTGCAAATCAAGAAGAGGACAAAGATGcaggagaaaaattaaaatgagatAGAGAATGAGAGAAAAAGACTACCACCTCGACGAGTATCTCAGGTCTCAGCCAATTGTTTATGGATTAGTTTGATCGAATcgcttttagttttttctggTAGATTGCTGGGATGACACGAAGTTTGCTGTATTTGACTTTTGCATCAACCTTAGAATGATTTTGTTGAacaccctatcttttcgtttaagcttataagccaaaatttaaaattttaatattaaatttagagttattttgtattattattatagcTTATTGTTGAccttatatataagttttatttataaattaatttttatttgtgatAATGGAGGCGAAAAAAGATATATGCAGCGGTTGTGTGAAGTGAACATAGCttaagagcaggtataatagcagactataaaccaGTTATAAGTATGTTTTAAAgtgataagagagaagagagaaggacaacgagcta
This is a stretch of genomic DNA from Oryza brachyantha chromosome 1, ObraRS2, whole genome shotgun sequence. It encodes these proteins:
- the LOC121056739 gene encoding omega-hydroxypalmitate O-feruloyl transferase-like produces the protein MGQEAAAVVELGVKRGEPSLVAPAAETKAGLYYLSNLDQNIAVIVQTVYCFAGGAADAAGDALRESLSRVLVHYYPLAGRLALSREGKLIVDCTGEGAVFVDAVADCAMADVGDITRPDPGVLGELVYSVPGAKNVLEMPLLAAQVTKFKCGGFVLGLAINHCMFDGVGAMQFVNSWGETARGVSLSVPPALDRAVLRARDPPQVAFPHHEFAQIDDGDGRAPAQDGAEPLLHRSFRFTPASVARVKALAAAGGSVGGGGRACTTFEALAGFVWSARTAALGMGPGRQSKLLFAVDGRPRFTPPLPAGYFGNAIVLTSAACAAGELSLPRAVRLVRGAAEAVTDAYMRSAVDYFEATRARPSLASTLLITAWSRLPFRAADFGWGPPAAYGPAALPEREVALFLSCAEEGGGVRVLLGLPARAMAEFERLVEEVIAS
- the LOC102714340 gene encoding protein DEK, which produces MASDAKPGSPPPPADPPAAAAKDEEKEDAGPKEEEGEGEGEGEEEEPEPEPGRKRGRRKRKGEAEAGKPAPATPAVERPSRERKTVERYSELAPRVTPAKKSPAILQGSGSKLKDIPNVQFKLSKRKVDENLQSLHVLMYGRKSNVHFLKRNISQFSGFVWTDNQEKQRARIKEKLDKFNKEKLLDFCEILDIYVSRATTKKEEVSAKLLEFLESPCITREVVLTDDKKGKKRGRRSKGNGQTTAEGASEVKKRRKSRKQSAESAKENDDEDDEGPAGSEDVSMGEEDDEDSEAKDNAGSDEEPDEPPAKKKPTDDKQTKKAKENDASGKKASTKPAKGVTKPSQDTEDEPEAELESKRAGKKVSKSSKESDVTVDKASKKVTKSKKDEGKEGQNNNSGVSNNKARKKDIAKTTTKNKGKGKGSTEAGAAPTTEELHAVVSDILKEVDFNTATLADILRQLGTHFKMDLMDRKSEVKHIIEEVINSMSDDEEGEEENAEEDADKNTKDENSKEDGDEK